A part of Halobaculum sp. MBLA0143 genomic DNA contains:
- a CDS encoding RimK/LysX family protein — protein MSDEVRVGVLSLHNSKETKAICNAVADLGHEPLWLRAENLRIEAGYGAVSVEPEPDVVINRLLLPSADQPLTELGLAGVFDAVDAPVCNTASATAVAVHKFAAMARLAAEGVPVPPSTLAIGAHRLERETPPKDPADDGLPPVSETAGPGTRVFKRPIGTHGDETRLLEPGGYAPQLADESQGIVQGMVESPTDDHEDVRIYVVGGEAVGAMRRYAPDDDWRTNVARGGRVRDATPDVPSEVMDLAVDAAEALDLDYAGVDVIEGVDGWYVLEVNVTAGFKGFFEATGTSPAPHIAAHAIRRVDGTVDPTTVQELSTELDDSVPACRPQLQSSPEPDDSTLGYTTEVRVTGQHGAETVVAKADTGATRTSIDLGLASQIGAGPIDDTANVKGDGSNRPVVPVGIRLGDYTHEIQANVRDRSHLSHEVLLGRDVLDDYSVRVSRRHDDDGDDFEGYVDGKDRYDEE, from the coding sequence ATGAGCGACGAGGTTCGTGTCGGAGTCTTGAGCCTCCACAACAGCAAGGAGACGAAGGCGATCTGCAACGCGGTCGCGGACCTGGGTCACGAGCCGCTGTGGCTGCGGGCGGAGAACCTCCGGATCGAGGCGGGCTACGGCGCCGTGTCCGTCGAGCCGGAGCCGGACGTCGTGATCAACCGACTGCTACTGCCCTCGGCGGACCAGCCGCTGACGGAACTGGGGCTGGCGGGTGTGTTCGACGCCGTCGACGCCCCGGTGTGTAACACGGCGTCGGCGACCGCGGTCGCGGTCCACAAGTTCGCGGCGATGGCACGACTGGCCGCCGAGGGGGTGCCGGTACCGCCGTCGACGCTGGCGATCGGCGCCCACCGTCTCGAACGAGAGACCCCGCCGAAAGACCCCGCAGACGACGGGCTCCCGCCGGTGTCGGAGACGGCCGGTCCGGGGACCCGAGTGTTCAAACGCCCCATCGGCACCCACGGCGACGAGACACGGCTGTTGGAGCCCGGCGGCTACGCCCCGCAGTTGGCCGACGAGTCACAGGGGATCGTCCAGGGGATGGTCGAGAGCCCGACGGACGACCACGAGGACGTGCGGATCTACGTCGTCGGCGGCGAAGCCGTCGGCGCGATGCGGCGGTACGCCCCGGACGACGACTGGCGGACGAACGTCGCCCGCGGCGGGCGGGTGCGGGACGCCACCCCCGACGTGCCCAGCGAGGTGATGGACCTCGCCGTCGACGCGGCCGAGGCGTTGGATCTGGACTACGCCGGCGTCGACGTGATCGAGGGGGTCGACGGCTGGTACGTCCTGGAGGTGAACGTCACGGCGGGGTTCAAGGGGTTCTTCGAGGCGACCGGGACGAGCCCGGCGCCTCACATCGCCGCCCACGCCATCCGGCGGGTCGACGGGACGGTCGACCCCACCACCGTCCAGGAGCTGTCGACGGAGCTGGACGACAGCGTGCCGGCGTGTCGGCCCCAGTTGCAGTCCAGTCCAGAGCCCGACGACTCCACCCTCGGCTACACGACGGAGGTGCGAGTCACCGGCCAGCACGGTGCCGAGACGGTGGTCGCCAAGGCCGACACCGGGGCGACGCGGACGAGCATCGATCTGGGCCTGGCGAGCCAGATCGGCGCCGGCCCCATCGACGACACCGCGAACGTGAAAGGCGACGGCAGCAACCGCCCGGTCGTCCCGGTCGGGATTCGGCTGGGCGACTACACCCACGAGATCCAGGCGAACGTCCGCGACCGGTCGCACCTCTCACACGAGGTGTTGCTCGGCCGCGACGTGTTGGACGACTACAGCGTCCGGGTGTCCCGCCGCCACGACGACGACGGCGACGACTTCGAGGGGTACGTCGACGGGAAAGACCGGTACGACGAGGAGTGA
- a CDS encoding DUF456 domain-containing protein, with protein MFGLDLVGLLAVALVAAGVVGSLVPMAPGALLSLSGVYLYWWHTGFTEPGTIALAALTLVGLTTLAVDWLGGALAAEVSGAARSTTLLAGVAGVALLFVAGPVGVLVGVAGVVFLAELRGSEDPEESLRTALYTTAGMLASNLVQALLTGGMLVGFLLVVL; from the coding sequence GTGTTCGGACTCGACCTCGTCGGACTGCTCGCGGTCGCGCTCGTCGCGGCCGGTGTCGTCGGCAGCTTGGTGCCGATGGCGCCCGGAGCGTTGCTGTCGCTGTCGGGCGTCTACCTCTACTGGTGGCACACGGGCTTCACCGAGCCGGGGACGATTGCGCTCGCGGCACTGACGCTCGTCGGACTCACCACGCTGGCGGTAGACTGGCTCGGGGGAGCGCTCGCGGCGGAGGTGAGCGGCGCCGCCCGGTCGACGACGCTCCTCGCGGGCGTCGCCGGCGTGGCGCTGTTGTTCGTCGCCGGCCCGGTCGGCGTGTTGGTCGGTGTCGCGGGCGTGGTGTTCCTGGCGGAGCTACGGGGCTCGGAGGACCCCGAGGAGAGCCTGCGGACGGCGCTGTACACGACCGCGGGGATGCTGGCGTCGAACCTCGTCCAGGCGCTCCTGACCGGCGGGATGCTCGTCGGATTCCTACTCGTCGTCTTATAA
- a CDS encoding GNAT family N-acetyltransferase, whose protein sequence is MEPPGSREFDHRGRKDIYQYVEGNGQVRPRDVRRALGMESREFGHHVELLRRDGLLAETDDGRLRVAYAEVDEETHDGGEVSFTVRGARQADISGLVGLIRTAVDEDYVVAESVADVLDHEQVLLRNNDLESRVFFVACVEDDVVGWVHVTSPELEKLAHTAELTVGVLEGYRGHGIGAALLDRGVAWSYDQGYEKLYNSVPATNERAISFLSAHGWREEARRPDHYRIDGDAVDEVMMAVAL, encoded by the coding sequence ATGGAGCCACCCGGGAGCCGCGAGTTCGACCACCGTGGGCGGAAGGACATCTACCAGTACGTCGAGGGCAACGGCCAGGTACGCCCCAGAGACGTTCGGCGCGCGCTCGGGATGGAGAGCCGGGAGTTCGGCCACCACGTCGAACTGCTGCGACGCGACGGCCTGTTGGCGGAGACGGACGACGGTCGCCTCCGGGTGGCGTACGCCGAGGTGGACGAGGAGACACACGACGGCGGCGAGGTGTCGTTCACCGTGCGCGGCGCCCGACAGGCCGACATCTCCGGACTCGTCGGGCTCATCCGGACGGCCGTCGACGAGGACTACGTCGTCGCCGAGAGCGTCGCGGACGTGTTGGACCACGAACAGGTGTTGCTCCGCAACAACGACTTGGAGTCGCGGGTGTTCTTCGTCGCCTGCGTGGAAGACGACGTGGTCGGCTGGGTCCACGTCACGAGTCCGGAGCTGGAGAAGCTGGCTCACACCGCAGAGCTGACCGTCGGGGTGTTGGAGGGGTACCGCGGCCACGGCATCGGCGCCGCTCTGCTGGACCGTGGCGTCGCCTGGAGCTACGACCAGGGGTACGAGAAGCTGTACAACAGCGTCCCGGCGACGAACGAACGGGCGATCTCGTTTCTCTCCGCTCACGGCTGGCGCGAGGAGGCCCGCCGCCCGGACCACTACCGGATCGACGGCGACGCCGTCGACGAGGTGATGATGGCCGTCGCCTTATAA
- a CDS encoding IMP cyclohydrolase: MYVGRLLVAGPDIGAYRVSSRSFPNREVVRRDDDTLTVVPTDDAEPTDNPYVSYNCARTVGDGPRRGAVIGNGSHVDPVVEKYDRGYPARDALVEALHSLDYEKDDYDTPRIAAVVREDTATLGVVRRDALLVREVTEPHLVATYERNSPEPHEFTPTTASAAAKTAYQLSFEHEVCAAGVHVGGDSVGLAVENGRE; the protein is encoded by the coding sequence ATGTACGTTGGACGCCTGTTGGTCGCCGGCCCGGACATCGGCGCGTACCGCGTCTCCTCCCGGTCGTTCCCGAACCGAGAGGTCGTGCGTCGGGACGACGACACTCTCACCGTCGTCCCGACGGACGACGCCGAGCCCACGGACAACCCGTACGTGTCGTACAACTGCGCCCGGACCGTCGGCGACGGGCCGCGACGCGGCGCCGTGATCGGCAACGGCTCGCACGTCGACCCCGTCGTCGAGAAGTACGACCGGGGCTACCCCGCCCGGGACGCGCTCGTCGAGGCGCTCCACAGCCTGGACTACGAGAAAGACGACTACGACACCCCCCGGATCGCCGCGGTCGTCCGCGAGGACACCGCGACGCTGGGTGTCGTCCGTCGGGACGCGTTGCTCGTCCGCGAGGTGACGGAGCCACACCTCGTCGCCACCTACGAGCGGAACAGTCCCGAACCCCACGAGTTCACGCCGACGACCGCCAGCGCGGCCGCGAAGACGGCCTACCAGCTCTCGTTCGAGCACGAGGTGTGTGCCGCGGGCGTCCACGTCGGCGGCGACAGCGTCGGGCTGGCCGTCGAGAACGGCCGCGAGTGA
- a CDS encoding helix-turn-helix transcriptional regulator has product MDDLSAFQRDVLYTVASLGEPYGLAIRDELSEYYGTEVNHGRLYPNLDDLADRGFLDKRPHGERKNTYALTERGRELIVERHEWEADCILQRSQPTPEPTA; this is encoded by the coding sequence ATGGACGACCTGAGCGCATTCCAGCGGGACGTTCTGTACACCGTAGCGTCGCTGGGTGAGCCGTACGGGCTGGCGATCCGGGACGAGCTCTCGGAGTACTACGGGACGGAGGTGAACCACGGTCGGCTGTACCCCAACTTGGACGACCTGGCAGACCGAGGGTTCCTGGACAAGCGCCCCCACGGCGAGCGGAAGAACACCTACGCGCTGACGGAGCGCGGCCGCGAGCTGATCGTGGAGCGACACGAGTGGGAGGCGGACTGTATTCTCCAGCGCTCTCAGCCGACGCCGGAGCCGACTGCCTAG
- a CDS encoding ABC transporter substrate-binding protein, whose product MADDNTVHRRRFIQATGAAGVAALAGCSSEGGGSDGGGESTEGTTAGDSGGGGGGPDALIVIGYPEDGTQLFRDYYGVSDGEEEILIPDGLRDGALPAQVGNDMANVTGTAPAAGGPAQEAFTSKFEDEYGEAPGVFTSQSYDSVAVQLLANAAAGENSGGAVKDQMRRVANPGGMEVTPDNLVEGVEAAANGDDVNYQGASSAVNFDENGDPASAAYAIWTFAGTDEQSTNTENVQQFEGANPEGNGPSADSGPGGLGREMSVGILLPETGNLASVGQPMIQAAELPVQEVNNADVDLSVNAQVEDTETSPNAGTSAANRLVNAGVPSVCGSASSGVNVPVSESVFIPNEVVGCSPSSTALSVTNLEDDDYIFRTAPSDRLQGRVMAKVASDRLSASSASTLYVNNDYGQQLSERFSGVFEDTFDGEVFRQVGYNQGSSSYTSVVQDALSPQ is encoded by the coding sequence ATGGCAGACGACAACACGGTACACCGTCGACGGTTCATTCAGGCGACTGGCGCCGCCGGAGTCGCGGCTCTGGCCGGCTGCTCTTCGGAAGGCGGCGGCAGCGATGGTGGCGGAGAATCGACCGAAGGAACGACGGCCGGCGACAGTGGTGGCGGCGGCGGCGGTCCAGACGCGCTGATCGTCATCGGCTACCCGGAGGACGGAACCCAGCTGTTCCGGGACTACTACGGCGTCAGCGACGGCGAGGAGGAGATCCTCATCCCGGACGGCCTGCGCGACGGCGCGCTGCCGGCGCAGGTCGGCAACGACATGGCGAACGTCACCGGAACCGCGCCGGCCGCCGGCGGTCCCGCACAGGAGGCGTTCACCTCCAAGTTCGAGGACGAGTACGGCGAGGCACCCGGCGTGTTCACCTCGCAGTCGTACGACTCCGTCGCGGTCCAGCTGCTGGCGAACGCCGCCGCCGGGGAGAACTCCGGTGGCGCGGTGAAAGACCAGATGCGCCGCGTCGCCAACCCCGGCGGGATGGAGGTCACTCCGGACAACCTCGTCGAGGGGGTCGAGGCGGCCGCCAACGGCGACGACGTGAACTACCAGGGCGCCTCCTCCGCGGTCAACTTCGACGAGAACGGCGACCCGGCGTCTGCGGCGTACGCCATCTGGACGTTCGCGGGCACGGACGAACAGTCCACCAACACGGAGAACGTCCAGCAGTTCGAGGGCGCCAACCCCGAGGGGAACGGTCCGTCGGCCGACAGCGGTCCCGGCGGTCTCGGCCGCGAGATGAGCGTCGGTATCCTCCTGCCCGAGACCGGCAACCTGGCGTCCGTCGGCCAGCCGATGATCCAGGCCGCCGAGCTCCCGGTCCAGGAGGTCAACAACGCCGACGTGGACCTGTCGGTCAACGCCCAGGTCGAGGACACCGAGACCTCGCCCAACGCCGGCACCTCCGCCGCCAACCGGCTCGTCAACGCCGGGGTGCCGTCCGTCTGTGGTAGCGCCTCGTCCGGCGTGAACGTCCCCGTCTCCGAGTCCGTGTTCATCCCGAACGAGGTCGTCGGCTGCTCGCCGTCGTCGACGGCCCTGTCGGTCACGAACCTCGAAGACGACGACTACATCTTCCGGACCGCGCCGTCCGACCGCCTCCAGGGTCGCGTGATGGCCAAGGTGGCGTCCGACCGCCTGTCCGCGTCGTCCGCCTCCACGCTGTACGTCAACAACGACTACGGCCAACAGCTGTCCGAGCGGTTCTCCGGCGTGTTCGAAGACACGTTCGACGGTGAAGTCTTCCGCCAGGTCGGCTACAACCAGGGCTCGTCGTCGTACACCTCGGTGGTCCAGGACGCGCTGTCGCCCCAATAA
- a CDS encoding phosphatase PAP2 family protein, with translation MVATAGVVLFDATAAGGVVPGATPGDNGWLAVLAALVTQLADAWFLICLLSLGYWLAPRLAGDPRAVAASLVGVALTALAVSLAAKAVVAVPRPPGAAVATAPGWLPDPFARAFRDAATDGGYGFPSGHALAATAVYGGLASFLDVATARRRRAVAATLVVAVGGSRVVLGLHTVGDVVGGAVLGLVTLWGCARLARPGLRPRPDRVSFLAAVVGVVAVAAGLARGSEPTAVGAAVAVGGGAGGYLVWRLRGRDRTPVGPGGAAVGLAVAGVPFVYAATVVERGVPVVLGLFADTVWLRVAATIPTAAAAVALVVAWPTVVGRLRASPTGER, from the coding sequence GTGGTGGCCACCGCAGGCGTGGTGTTGTTCGACGCGACCGCCGCGGGCGGGGTGGTGCCGGGCGCGACTCCCGGCGACAACGGGTGGCTCGCCGTCCTCGCGGCGCTCGTGACGCAGTTGGCCGACGCCTGGTTCCTGATCTGTCTGTTGAGCCTGGGTTACTGGCTCGCGCCGCGACTCGCGGGCGACCCCCGAGCCGTGGCGGCGTCACTGGTCGGCGTCGCGCTGACGGCGCTCGCGGTGTCGCTGGCGGCGAAGGCGGTCGTCGCCGTCCCGCGGCCGCCGGGCGCCGCGGTCGCGACGGCGCCAGGGTGGCTCCCCGACCCGTTCGCCAGGGCGTTCCGGGACGCGGCGACCGACGGCGGCTACGGGTTCCCATCCGGCCACGCGCTGGCGGCGACGGCCGTGTACGGCGGACTCGCGTCGTTCCTCGACGTCGCTACCGCCCGTCGTCGTCGGGCCGTCGCGGCGACGCTCGTCGTCGCCGTCGGCGGCTCGCGGGTCGTGTTGGGACTCCACACCGTCGGCGACGTCGTCGGCGGGGCGGTTCTGGGGCTGGTGACGCTGTGGGGGTGTGCCCGGCTCGCCCGCCCGGGGCTGCGTCCGCGACCGGATCGGGTGTCGTTCCTGGCGGCGGTCGTCGGCGTCGTCGCGGTCGCGGCCGGGCTCGCACGCGGCAGCGAGCCGACGGCCGTCGGCGCGGCGGTCGCCGTCGGCGGCGGTGCCGGCGGCTACCTCGTCTGGCGGCTCCGCGGCCGCGACCGGACGCCAGTCGGCCCGGGTGGCGCCGCCGTCGGGCTCGCCGTCGCCGGCGTCCCGTTCGTCTACGCCGCGACCGTCGTCGAACGGGGTGTGCCGGTCGTGTTGGGGTTGTTCGCCGACACCGTCTGGCTGCGCGTCGCCGCCACGATCCCGACGGCCGCGGCGGCGGTCGCGCTCGTGGTGGCGTGGCCGACGGTCGTCGGTCGTCTGCGGGCCAGCCCGACGGGCGAGCGGTGA
- a CDS encoding AAA domain-containing protein, producing MIEELVETWRLADARLFAAEADRERHPETDVVGALEAALDELQVETDDPSGYAVPLFEAETPTPTREYVVYRPDSGQVGWRDTGFGVSGTVRFTDATDHARTVLGRRLRFWLPDERPGVATTVDDDDLPPRRLPPTDSVDPEALFDTVADAVRRARDRERAATRTAYERRAPAERRRGAVGPFALADDVRAPTADGAVRYRYVGDGDGTELRSEGLYADTRCLADGGGDGFPLPVDLTAVEDPYVTLQPDWAAVDGATDRVRRRFADGVRLWLAPVLNPVPFERRLSAVSSVRATPDDRALVAGQRSLTFSANRYDLPDVRVDLDRHQRDALVWADGADDLALIHGPPGTGKTRTLTAVVLAAVQKGQTVLATAHSNQAVDNLLAGESTPASPAPGTLHAAAERDDLQLARIGRNSDHPVVTREYTDASVAAADVVGATTNAAAAFETDRFDLAVVDEATQASRAATLLPLDCAQKLVLAGDHRQLPPYAPGEDGHERLRPSLFETLLERYGRTAATLLGRQYRMHPEIAAFPSEAFYDGRLETAPAARDRTVGDRRPLIGLETDGEERAVGESYANDREATVVVEETQRLLAAGLEAGEIAVVTPYSGQATVVEERLADAGVTGVAVDTVDAFQGGERTAVIVSFVRTDDDGRTGFLTTAGVGPRRLNVALTRARRRLTLVGDFEALATSPPGVTDDASDVYADLAASLRRRGLMESAQG from the coding sequence ATGATCGAAGAACTCGTGGAGACGTGGCGTCTCGCAGACGCGCGGCTGTTCGCGGCCGAGGCGGACCGGGAGCGACACCCGGAGACGGACGTGGTCGGGGCGCTGGAGGCCGCACTCGACGAGCTCCAGGTGGAGACTGACGATCCGAGTGGCTACGCCGTCCCGTTGTTCGAGGCGGAGACGCCGACGCCCACTCGGGAGTACGTCGTCTACCGCCCGGACAGCGGCCAGGTGGGGTGGCGTGACACGGGGTTCGGCGTCTCCGGCACCGTACGGTTCACCGACGCCACGGACCACGCTCGGACGGTGCTCGGGCGACGACTCCGGTTCTGGCTGCCCGACGAGCGACCGGGCGTGGCGACGACAGTCGACGACGACGACCTGCCGCCACGGCGGCTCCCGCCGACGGACTCGGTCGACCCGGAGGCGTTGTTCGACACCGTCGCCGACGCCGTCCGGCGGGCCCGCGACCGAGAGCGGGCTGCCACGCGGACGGCCTACGAGCGGCGCGCACCGGCAGAGCGACGGCGGGGCGCCGTCGGCCCGTTCGCGCTCGCCGACGACGTGCGGGCGCCGACGGCCGACGGGGCCGTTCGCTACCGGTACGTCGGCGACGGCGACGGCACGGAGCTCCGGAGCGAGGGGTTGTACGCCGACACGCGGTGTCTCGCGGACGGCGGCGGCGACGGCTTCCCGCTCCCGGTGGACCTGACGGCCGTCGAGGACCCGTACGTCACGCTCCAGCCGGACTGGGCGGCCGTCGACGGGGCGACCGACCGGGTCCGACGGCGGTTCGCCGACGGGGTGCGGCTGTGGCTCGCGCCCGTGCTCAACCCCGTCCCGTTCGAGCGCCGGCTGTCGGCGGTGTCGTCGGTCCGGGCGACGCCGGACGACAGGGCGCTCGTCGCCGGACAGCGGTCCCTGACGTTCTCCGCGAACCGGTACGACCTCCCGGACGTTCGGGTGGATCTCGACCGCCACCAACGGGACGCGCTCGTGTGGGCCGACGGCGCGGACGACCTCGCGTTGATCCACGGCCCACCGGGGACGGGGAAGACCCGTACGCTCACGGCGGTCGTGCTCGCGGCGGTACAGAAGGGCCAGACGGTGTTGGCGACGGCCCACTCCAATCAGGCGGTCGACAACCTCCTGGCGGGCGAGTCGACGCCGGCGTCGCCGGCACCGGGGACGCTCCACGCCGCCGCCGAGCGGGACGACCTCCAGTTGGCCCGGATCGGCCGCAACAGCGACCACCCGGTCGTCACTCGGGAGTACACGGACGCGAGCGTCGCCGCCGCGGACGTGGTCGGGGCGACGACGAACGCCGCCGCGGCGTTCGAGACGGATCGGTTCGACCTCGCGGTCGTCGACGAGGCGACCCAGGCGAGTCGGGCGGCGACGCTGCTCCCGTTGGACTGCGCCCAGAAGCTGGTCTTGGCGGGGGACCACCGACAGCTGCCGCCGTACGCGCCCGGCGAGGACGGCCACGAACGACTCCGGCCGTCGTTGTTCGAGACGCTGTTGGAACGGTACGGGCGGACGGCGGCGACGCTGTTGGGGCGACAGTACCGGATGCACCCGGAGATTGCCGCCTTCCCGAGCGAGGCGTTCTACGACGGTCGGCTGGAGACCGCGCCGGCGGCCCGTGACCGGACGGTCGGTGACCGCCGGCCGTTGATCGGGCTGGAGACGGACGGGGAGGAACGCGCCGTCGGGGAGTCGTACGCCAACGACCGCGAGGCGACGGTCGTGGTCGAGGAGACGCAGCGACTGTTGGCCGCGGGGTTGGAGGCGGGAGAGATCGCGGTCGTGACGCCGTACAGCGGCCAGGCGACGGTCGTCGAGGAACGACTGGCAGACGCCGGCGTCACCGGCGTCGCGGTCGACACCGTCGACGCCTTCCAGGGGGGTGAGCGGACGGCAGTGATCGTCTCGTTCGTCAGGACGGACGACGACGGCCGGACGGGGTTCCTGACGACGGCCGGGGTCGGGCCGCGCCGGCTGAACGTCGCGCTCACCCGGGCGCGTCGACGGCTGACGCTCGTGGGCGACTTCGAGGCGTTGGCGACGAGTCCGCCGGGCGTCACCGACGACGCCTCCGACGTGTACGCCGACCTGGCGGCGTCGCTCCGGCGGCGAGGGCTGATGGAGTCGGCTCAGGGCTGA